A window from Hoeflea sp. IMCC20628 encodes these proteins:
- a CDS encoding M20 aminoacylase family protein, with the protein MQLVADVVSMKDEVATWRRTLHADPELLYDVHNTAAFVADKLKSFGCDEVVTGIGRTGVVGIIHGRPGGNGPAIGLRADMDALPIHEITGAPWASKTPGKMHACGHDGHTAMLLGAARHLAATRNFTGSVAVIFQPAEEGGAGGREMVEDGMMERFGITKVFGMHNLPGLPVGQFAICKGPIMAATDIFDVTIKGRGGHAAMPHQTIDPIVAASAIVSSLQSIASRNANPLEAVVVSVTKFIGGSAYNIIPETVELAGTVRTLSAEMRDMAETRINEIVQGVAAAHGVEGTVNYLRNYPVTFNHSDETDFAADIAESVAGPGMVERKQPPTMGGEDFSFMLEARPGAFIFMGNGDTAGLHHPAYDFNDDAIPVGISYWVNLAEKALAA; encoded by the coding sequence ATGCAACTGGTCGCCGATGTTGTTTCCATGAAAGACGAGGTCGCCACATGGCGCCGCACACTTCACGCTGATCCGGAATTGCTCTACGACGTGCACAACACGGCAGCCTTCGTCGCCGACAAGCTCAAATCCTTCGGCTGCGATGAAGTTGTCACCGGCATCGGCCGCACCGGCGTTGTCGGAATCATTCACGGACGCCCGGGCGGCAATGGCCCGGCCATCGGCCTGCGCGCCGACATGGATGCGCTGCCGATCCATGAGATCACCGGCGCTCCCTGGGCCTCGAAGACACCTGGCAAGATGCACGCCTGCGGTCATGATGGTCACACCGCCATGTTGCTCGGTGCTGCGCGCCACCTTGCCGCAACCCGCAACTTCACCGGCTCGGTGGCAGTGATTTTCCAGCCTGCCGAAGAGGGCGGTGCCGGCGGCCGCGAAATGGTCGAAGACGGCATGATGGAGCGCTTTGGCATCACAAAGGTGTTTGGCATGCACAATCTGCCAGGCCTGCCGGTGGGTCAGTTTGCCATCTGCAAGGGTCCGATCATGGCGGCGACCGATATTTTCGACGTCACCATCAAGGGCCGCGGCGGTCATGCCGCGATGCCGCACCAGACCATCGATCCGATTGTCGCGGCTTCGGCCATTGTCTCCTCGCTGCAGTCGATTGCCTCGCGCAACGCCAATCCACTGGAAGCGGTGGTGGTTTCGGTGACAAAATTCATCGGCGGATCAGCCTACAACATCATTCCCGAGACCGTCGAGCTGGCTGGCACCGTGCGCACGCTGTCGGCTGAAATGCGCGACATGGCTGAAACCCGGATCAACGAGATTGTCCAGGGCGTAGCTGCTGCCCATGGCGTGGAAGGCACGGTCAATTATCTGAGAAACTATCCGGTGACCTTCAACCATTCCGACGAAACCGATTTCGCTGCCGATATCGCCGAAAGCGTTGCCGGTCCGGGAATGGTCGAACGCAAACAGCCGCCGACCATGGGCGGCGAAGATTTCTCCTTCATGCTTGAAGCCCGCCCCGGCGCCTTCATCTTCATGGGCAATGGCGACACCGCCGGCCTGCACCACCCGGCCTATGACTTCAACGACGACGCCATTCCGGTCGGCATCTCCTATTGGGTTAATCTGGCTGAAAAGGCGCTGGCGGCTTAA
- a CDS encoding shikimate kinase yields MTGPQASAQELDITRAQRVLGHRNLVFVGLMGAGKSAIGRLVAQMLEIPFVDSDHEIERVSRMTIPELFEIYGEPEFRALEARVIRRLLKTGPRVLSTGGGAFMNESIRANVLANGLSVWLKADLDVLWMRVNKRGSRPLLKTANPRQTLSDLLDQRYPVYELADVTVQSRDVDKETIATETVAAIASLDGGQETVPN; encoded by the coding sequence TTGACGGGACCGCAGGCAAGCGCGCAGGAACTGGATATCACGAGAGCGCAGCGTGTGCTCGGCCACCGCAATCTGGTGTTTGTCGGCCTTATGGGGGCTGGCAAATCGGCCATTGGCCGGCTGGTTGCACAGATGCTCGAGATCCCGTTCGTCGATTCGGACCACGAAATCGAGCGGGTGTCACGGATGACAATCCCCGAACTCTTTGAAATTTATGGCGAGCCGGAATTCAGGGCGCTGGAAGCGCGGGTGATCAGGCGTTTACTCAAGACCGGGCCGCGGGTTCTGTCGACCGGCGGAGGAGCGTTCATGAATGAATCGATCCGTGCCAACGTGCTTGCCAATGGCCTGTCGGTCTGGCTGAAGGCGGATCTCGACGTGCTGTGGATGCGGGTCAACAAACGTGGCAGCCGCCCGCTGCTGAAAACCGCCAATCCCAGACAGACGCTCTCGGATCTGCTTGATCAACGCTATCCGGTGTATGAGTTGGCCGACGTGACAGTCCAGTCACGAGACGTTGACAAGGAAACAATCGCCACCGAAACAGTTGCTGCAATTGCCAGCCTGGATGGTGGTCAGGAAACGGTGCCAAACTGA
- a CDS encoding GTP-binding protein: protein MTEEPNPVRDWKAPQGIPVSILTGFLGAGKTTLLNRLIGDPWLSDAALIINEFGDVGIDHLLVESSSDGVIELSDGCLCCTVRGELVDTLADLMDRMQTGRIRPFSRVVIETTGLADPVPVMQSVIGHPALGQSYRLEGVVSVVDAVNGLATLEAHEEARRQVAVADTLVLSKAELAGSCDALLARLEALNPLARIVDAGDAEVTAKSLFDTGAYDPVAHSIDVARWMSSASEDHGHHHHGHHHHNVNRHDAHIRSDSLVFEKPISPQSLAMFLDLLRSAHGPSLLRMKGIVRLSDDPTRPLVLHAVQSLMSEPVRLPAWPKGAAQETRLVIIAKDMPEGFIAELFGAFINEPGIGRPDREALTENPLVIPGMPSQR from the coding sequence ATGACTGAAGAGCCAAACCCCGTGCGGGACTGGAAGGCGCCACAGGGTATTCCCGTGTCGATTCTGACCGGATTCCTCGGGGCCGGGAAAACCACCCTGCTCAACCGTCTCATCGGCGACCCCTGGCTCAGTGACGCGGCCTTGATCATCAATGAATTCGGCGATGTCGGAATTGATCACCTTCTGGTCGAGAGCTCCAGCGACGGGGTGATCGAATTGTCGGACGGATGCCTGTGCTGCACCGTGCGCGGCGAACTGGTCGATACGCTGGCCGATCTGATGGACCGGATGCAGACCGGGCGGATCAGACCGTTTTCCCGGGTCGTCATCGAAACCACCGGCCTGGCCGATCCTGTGCCGGTAATGCAGTCGGTGATCGGCCATCCGGCGCTCGGACAGTCCTACCGGCTTGAAGGCGTCGTCAGCGTGGTCGACGCGGTCAACGGCCTTGCCACGCTGGAGGCGCATGAGGAGGCGCGGCGCCAGGTGGCGGTGGCTGATACTCTTGTGTTGTCCAAGGCCGAGCTCGCGGGTTCCTGCGATGCGCTGCTGGCCCGGCTTGAAGCGCTCAATCCGCTGGCGCGGATCGTCGATGCCGGCGATGCGGAGGTGACTGCAAAAAGCCTGTTCGATACCGGCGCCTATGATCCGGTAGCCCATAGCATCGATGTGGCGCGGTGGATGAGTTCGGCGAGCGAAGATCATGGCCATCACCATCACGGGCATCATCATCACAATGTGAACCGGCATGATGCGCATATCCGCTCGGATTCGCTGGTGTTTGAAAAACCCATCTCGCCGCAATCATTGGCGATGTTTCTCGACCTGTTGCGCTCGGCGCACGGACCCAGCCTGTTGCGGATGAAGGGCATTGTCCGGCTGTCAGACGACCCCACGCGTCCGCTTGTGCTGCATGCGGTGCAAAGCCTGATGTCGGAGCCGGTGCGCTTGCCGGCCTGGCCCAAAGGCGCAGCTCAGGAGACCAGACTGGTGATCATAGCCAAGGACATGCCGGAAGGTTTTATCGCCGAGCTGTTTGGCGCCTTCATCAATGAACCGGGAATCGGCCGCCCGGACCGGGAAGCGCTGACGGAGAACCCGCTGGTTATTCCGGGGATGCCTTCACAGCGATAG
- a CDS encoding IS66 family transposase has protein sequence MDRTDLQQLSKDELIEMVLRLQRPAKDSRTSSKPPSTDKKEKRVNSRPGGAKPGHEPHNRVLADFADMFRDHEPTACKRCGHAFSGDDTMVLAGAYDEIDIPAIRPHVTRHRRFSCHCPQCGTTTKATAPAVATATPFGPGIHALAIYLKSFHALSYERLSGVFMDIFGLHASEGAIMNMFARSRPSFQATAQAAKASLRAARVVASDETGVRIEGTNAQHWVFHCKDAVVHQPDYSRAARVVHETMGGHVPEVWISDRYSAQQSHGHRHQTCLAHLARDTAFALEHGEDDLPLRFQLWFGRVFDFARAISTFAASTVASKKRKFDKQLAGLLCAPTSCDLAQKLQAKIGRARDQLLTFCDYPGEVDVTNNTSERKLRPWVIQRKVTNGYRAMWAAQAEADVRTTVDTARLKGANPFQVIASVLA, from the coding sequence ATGGATCGGACTGATTTGCAGCAGCTGAGCAAGGACGAATTGATCGAGATGGTGCTTCGGCTCCAACGGCCTGCCAAGGATTCTCGGACGTCTTCCAAGCCGCCCTCTACGGACAAGAAAGAGAAACGCGTCAACTCACGACCGGGTGGAGCCAAGCCCGGGCATGAACCCCACAATAGGGTGCTGGCGGATTTTGCCGACATGTTTCGCGATCATGAACCGACCGCCTGCAAGAGATGCGGCCATGCGTTTTCCGGTGATGATACGATGGTGCTGGCCGGGGCCTATGACGAGATCGATATTCCTGCGATCCGTCCTCATGTCACCCGGCATCGGCGTTTTTCCTGTCATTGCCCGCAATGCGGCACGACGACAAAAGCCACCGCACCTGCCGTGGCAACCGCAACGCCGTTCGGGCCAGGCATTCACGCGCTGGCGATCTACCTCAAGAGTTTCCATGCATTGTCTTACGAACGCCTGAGCGGTGTGTTCATGGATATCTTCGGCCTCCATGCGAGCGAGGGCGCGATCATGAACATGTTTGCCCGCTCCCGTCCGAGCTTCCAGGCCACAGCACAGGCCGCCAAGGCCAGCCTTCGAGCCGCCCGCGTTGTCGCCAGCGACGAAACCGGTGTGCGTATTGAGGGCACAAATGCCCAACACTGGGTTTTTCATTGCAAGGATGCCGTTGTCCACCAGCCCGATTACTCCCGTGCAGCACGGGTCGTTCACGAGACCATGGGCGGCCATGTCCCCGAGGTATGGATATCTGATCGGTATTCAGCCCAGCAATCTCACGGCCATCGACATCAAACCTGCCTTGCACATTTGGCGCGTGATACAGCCTTTGCGCTGGAACATGGCGAGGATGATCTCCCTCTTCGCTTCCAGCTTTGGTTTGGCCGTGTGTTTGATTTCGCCAGAGCCATAAGCACATTCGCTGCGTCTACCGTCGCAAGCAAGAAGCGCAAATTCGATAAACAGCTTGCCGGGCTTCTATGCGCCCCGACTTCATGCGACCTGGCCCAAAAGCTCCAGGCCAAGATCGGGCGGGCCCGCGATCAGCTGCTGACGTTTTGCGACTATCCCGGAGAAGTCGATGTCACCAACAACACATCTGAGCGAAAGCTCCGTCCATGGGTCATTCAGAGAAAGGTGACAAACGGATATCGCGCCATGTGGGCCGCCCAAGCCGAGGCGGATGTACGCACAACCGTCGATACCGCCCGCCTTAAAGGCGCAAATCCCTTCCAGGTTATCGCATCCGTCTTGGCGTAG
- a CDS encoding SIR2 family protein → MRKTYIFGNGLGMAISPDAYNLTSAMSKAWDEGALAPEQKELISACLPDGDTCPTSEEQLATLQDTVSACEVLLSVRDTGAGHWLSSQGRQFPEAVHKFAYLVARQMYLAQHSTGQEEGNRCVLPEDFLDPLAAEIKSSQSHVATLNYDGLLSSALRNKKILGGDEPILFDGFVDKKFDRQNLFRNKRFGAWYLHLHGGPLFAGKAKAKPFKLTEVTLSKNPKTLKNVGRHIVLTHYTHKPKIIDSSEVLSIYWEFLEMAVDESLEVVLFGYSGNDIHLNRLISQLRGTKVVRVVDWLGAGNKASRTKFWNEQLGGDVELHLLEDVLTFTEW, encoded by the coding sequence ATGAGGAAGACATATATATTTGGCAATGGCCTGGGTATGGCCATTTCTCCTGATGCGTATAACCTCACATCTGCAATGTCCAAGGCATGGGACGAAGGTGCGCTTGCACCCGAGCAGAAAGAGCTTATTTCTGCATGCCTTCCAGATGGCGACACCTGCCCAACGTCTGAAGAACAGCTAGCAACGTTACAGGATACGGTTAGCGCATGCGAAGTGTTGCTTTCCGTTCGGGATACAGGAGCGGGACATTGGCTATCTAGTCAGGGAAGACAGTTTCCAGAGGCCGTCCATAAATTTGCTTATCTGGTGGCGCGCCAAATGTACCTAGCTCAACATTCCACAGGTCAGGAGGAAGGAAATAGATGTGTTTTGCCCGAAGATTTCCTGGACCCTTTGGCCGCCGAAATTAAGAGTAGTCAGTCTCATGTAGCGACATTGAATTATGATGGTCTATTGTCCAGCGCATTAAGAAATAAAAAGATATTAGGTGGTGACGAACCAATTTTATTTGACGGTTTTGTTGATAAAAAATTTGACCGCCAAAATCTGTTTAGAAACAAACGTTTTGGCGCATGGTATCTACATTTACATGGTGGACCGCTATTTGCAGGCAAAGCCAAAGCTAAACCATTTAAGTTGACAGAAGTAACACTTTCAAAAAATCCGAAAACGCTAAAAAACGTTGGTCGACACATCGTGTTGACGCATTACACACACAAACCAAAAATCATTGATTCCTCGGAGGTTCTGAGTATTTATTGGGAGTTCTTAGAAATGGCCGTGGATGAAAGTTTGGAAGTTGTTCTATTCGGCTATTCGGGGAATGATATTCACTTAAATCGGCTAATTTCTCAACTCCGTGGAACGAAGGTCGTAAGGGTTGTTGATTGGCTCGGTGCTGGTAATAAGGCAAGTCGAACAAAGTTCTGGAATGAGCAGCTAGGTGGGGATGTTGAATTACATCTTTTGGAGGATGTCCTGACATTCACAGAATGGTGA
- the xerD gene encoding site-specific tyrosine recombinase XerD — protein sequence MRDLSAANAEAFLEMMSAERGAADNTLDAYRRDLDDASSVLKALGTSLAQAQANDIRGLLGDLNARGFSPASQARRLSALRQFYKFLHAEGLRDDDPTGVIDSPRKSRSLPKVLSIDDVSRLLAQAETDIAMAQDKAETLQRIRFRALLELLYATGMRVSELVGLPYRVLADEGRFLIVRGKGAKERMVPMSRPARAALEIWLQEIGETAEEAGYLFPANSAEGHLSRQVFARELKEVAGRAGIPVAKVSPHVLRHAFASHLLAGGADLRAVQELLGHADISTTQIYTHVLDERLRQLVNQHHPLAKATKSRD from the coding sequence ATGCGTGATCTGAGCGCCGCCAATGCCGAGGCCTTCCTCGAAATGATGAGCGCGGAGCGCGGCGCCGCCGACAACACGCTGGACGCCTATCGCCGGGATCTCGATGACGCGTCCTCGGTTCTCAAGGCGCTGGGGACATCGCTGGCACAAGCTCAGGCCAATGACATCCGCGGCCTGCTCGGGGATCTCAATGCGCGCGGTTTTTCACCCGCCTCTCAGGCCCGACGGCTTTCTGCATTGCGACAATTCTACAAGTTCCTCCATGCCGAAGGTCTGCGCGACGACGATCCGACCGGCGTGATTGATTCGCCGCGCAAAAGCCGCTCACTGCCCAAGGTGCTCAGCATCGACGACGTCTCGCGGCTGCTTGCCCAGGCTGAAACCGACATTGCAATGGCGCAGGACAAGGCCGAGACACTGCAGCGCATCCGGTTTCGCGCGCTTCTGGAATTGCTCTACGCCACCGGAATGCGCGTCAGCGAACTAGTCGGTCTGCCCTACCGTGTGCTGGCTGACGAGGGTCGCTTCCTGATTGTCCGCGGCAAGGGCGCTAAGGAACGGATGGTTCCGATGTCCCGCCCGGCCCGCGCAGCACTCGAAATCTGGTTACAGGAAATCGGCGAGACGGCCGAAGAGGCGGGCTATCTGTTTCCGGCGAATTCAGCCGAAGGCCATCTCTCGCGCCAGGTGTTCGCCCGTGAGTTGAAAGAGGTCGCCGGTCGGGCCGGCATTCCGGTCGCAAAAGTATCTCCGCATGTGCTGCGCCACGCCTTTGCCAGCCATTTGCTGGCCGGCGGCGCCGACCTTCGCGCGGTTCAGGAGTTGCTCGGACACGCCGACATTTCGACCACCCAAATCTACACCCATGTGCTTGATGAGCGCCTGCGACAACTTGTCAATCAGCATCACCCTCTTGCAAAAGCCACAAAAAGTCGCGATTAA
- a CDS encoding acetyl-CoA carboxylase carboxyltransferase subunit alpha, whose amino-acid sequence MHHYLDFEKPISDLEGKILELRKLATEDESIDTGDEIARLETRARDAMAEIYGRLNPWQKTQVARHPDRPHFNDYAKTLFDEFTPLAGDRKFAEDAAIQAGFARFRGEPVVVIGQEKGHDTKTRIKHNFGSARPEGYRKAIRIMELADRFEIPVITLVDTAGAYPGVGAEERGQAEAIARSTETCLNLRAPLVSVIIGEGGSGGAIAIATGNRVYMLEHSIYSVISPEGAASILWRDPTRARDAATSMKITAEDLSGLGIIDGIIPEPVGGAHRDHASAIARAGDTIAAALEEMSGLSGDELRADRRKKFLKIGRQIG is encoded by the coding sequence ATGCATCATTACCTTGATTTCGAAAAACCGATCTCCGACCTGGAGGGCAAAATCCTTGAATTGAGGAAGCTTGCCACCGAGGACGAGAGCATCGACACCGGCGATGAGATCGCCCGGCTCGAAACCAGGGCCCGCGATGCCATGGCTGAAATCTATGGCCGCCTGAACCCGTGGCAGAAAACCCAGGTCGCCAGACATCCCGACCGGCCGCATTTCAACGATTACGCCAAGACCCTGTTCGACGAATTCACACCGCTTGCCGGTGACCGGAAATTCGCCGAGGACGCCGCCATTCAGGCCGGATTCGCCCGCTTTCGTGGCGAACCGGTCGTCGTCATCGGTCAGGAAAAGGGCCACGACACCAAGACCCGCATCAAACATAATTTTGGCTCGGCCCGGCCGGAAGGCTACCGCAAGGCCATCCGGATCATGGAACTGGCCGACCGGTTCGAAATCCCGGTCATCACCCTGGTCGACACCGCCGGCGCCTATCCTGGCGTGGGAGCTGAAGAGCGTGGCCAGGCCGAAGCCATCGCACGGTCGACGGAAACCTGCCTCAATCTGCGCGCTCCGCTTGTTTCGGTGATCATCGGCGAAGGCGGTTCCGGCGGGGCCATCGCGATTGCCACAGGCAACCGGGTCTACATGCTTGAGCATTCGATCTATTCGGTGATCTCGCCAGAAGGCGCCGCCTCGATTTTGTGGCGTGATCCGACACGGGCGCGCGATGCCGCCACGTCGATGAAAATCACCGCTGAAGATCTCAGTGGATTGGGCATCATCGATGGCATCATTCCCGAACCGGTGGGCGGTGCACACCGCGACCACGCCAGCGCCATTGCCCGGGCCGGAGACACCATCGCTGCCGCCCTTGAAGAGATGTCAGGCCTCTCCGGTGACGAGTTGCGGGCAGACCGGCGCAAGAAATTCCTCAAGATCGGACGCCAAATCGGTTAG
- a CDS encoding sulfurtransferase TusA family protein has product MSDGDTLDLRGLKCPLPVLRLRKHLRDLASGAKIRIETTDPLAVIDIPHFCQEAGHPLISNEAVDGGHAFVIEKA; this is encoded by the coding sequence TTGAGCGACGGAGATACGCTCGATCTGCGCGGTCTGAAATGCCCGTTGCCGGTGTTGCGTCTGCGCAAGCACCTGCGCGACCTGGCCAGCGGCGCAAAAATTCGCATCGAGACCACGGATCCGCTGGCAGTGATCGATATTCCCCATTTCTGCCAGGAAGCCGGCCATCCGCTGATCAGCAACGAAGCGGTCGACGGCGGCCACGCCTTTGTCATCGAAAAAGCCTGA
- a CDS encoding D-alanyl-D-alanine carboxypeptidase family protein encodes MSGMSFLLQMRRIGAAFAVLAVTLPWAVAAMANPSIAVDASSGRVIEHEQAFQRWYPASVTKIMTAYLVFSALRSGQMTMETPVTMSVHAAKEPASKMYFKPGTRFPLDSALKYLLVKSANDVAMAIAEAVSGSEEAFVREMNATALKLGMTSTRFINPNGLPGSGQYTTVRDMALLAVAVRREFPEYAHYFGYEGFVAGTKAQTNYNLLIGRFPGADGMKTGFICASGFNQVSTATRNGKTVVSVVFGAPSQEFRAEESARLLHKALTTTAWGGSTLTSLTPYGEGRNVVADISGNICTKEAREARYEGRDVEGKMVLNSPYIVPMTREPRLVQALTGLPAGSTEIALSRIPVPVPRPARASDEIVKPTIASAFAAPANAAEAMPLRSTVPIPIPRPDI; translated from the coding sequence ATGTCCGGAATGAGCTTTTTGTTACAGATGCGCAGGATCGGTGCGGCATTTGCCGTTTTGGCGGTGACGCTGCCGTGGGCTGTCGCGGCGATGGCCAATCCCAGCATTGCAGTTGATGCCAGTTCCGGACGTGTGATCGAACATGAGCAGGCCTTCCAACGCTGGTATCCGGCCTCGGTCACGAAAATCATGACGGCCTATCTGGTTTTCTCGGCACTTAGATCCGGTCAGATGACCATGGAAACACCGGTGACCATGTCAGTGCATGCGGCAAAAGAACCGGCGAGCAAGATGTATTTCAAGCCGGGAACGCGGTTCCCTCTGGATTCGGCGCTTAAATATCTGCTGGTCAAATCCGCCAATGATGTGGCCATGGCGATCGCCGAGGCGGTGTCAGGCAGCGAGGAGGCATTTGTCAGAGAGATGAACGCCACCGCGCTCAAGCTCGGGATGACTTCGACGCGCTTTATCAACCCCAATGGCCTGCCCGGCAGCGGGCAATATACAACGGTGCGCGACATGGCGCTGCTGGCCGTTGCGGTTCGCCGCGAGTTTCCGGAATATGCGCATTATTTCGGCTATGAGGGCTTTGTCGCGGGCACGAAGGCCCAGACCAACTACAATTTGCTGATCGGCCGGTTTCCGGGTGCTGATGGCATGAAGACCGGCTTTATCTGTGCGTCCGGATTCAATCAGGTGTCGACAGCAACCCGCAATGGCAAGACAGTGGTCAGTGTCGTGTTCGGTGCGCCATCGCAAGAGTTCAGAGCCGAGGAATCGGCGCGTCTGCTGCACAAGGCACTGACAACGACGGCATGGGGTGGTTCTACGCTGACAAGTCTGACGCCTTATGGGGAAGGGCGCAATGTCGTGGCCGACATCTCGGGCAACATCTGTACCAAGGAAGCCAGGGAGGCGCGCTATGAGGGTAGGGACGTGGAAGGCAAAATGGTGCTCAACTCGCCCTATATTGTTCCCATGACCCGCGAACCACGTTTGGTGCAGGCCCTGACAGGCCTTCCGGCTGGAAGCACAGAGATCGCCTTGTCGCGCATACCGGTTCCCGTTCCACGGCCGGCCCGCGCCAGCGACGAAATCGTCAAGCCGACCATCGCATCCGCTTTCGCCGCACCGGCCAATGCTGCCGAAGCCATGCCGTTGCGCAGCACGGTGCCGATCCCGATACCGCGCCCTGATATCTGA
- a CDS encoding murein L,D-transpeptidase family protein, with translation MTPMRTLRFLPILLLGLTGCQDALDSVSNKVEHPLPAKLVNKMKAHDMSTRSPIMMRIFKEEGILEVWKQKGNGRFDIIASYEICKWSGKLGPKFREGDRQAPEGYYRIYPAQMNPNSSYYLSFNMGYPNSYDRSFNRTGSNLMVHGACSSAGCYSMTDEQVLEIYGFARDAFKGGQQYFTVEALPFRMTAENMARHRDSEHFEFWKMLKTGYDHFELTKQPPKVEVCDRQYVFNQVPEIENAAFMANAACPPARVPATLASAYNAYEKNWNQSFAKAVAKFDSLEAKQIAATEAKAEAEARRAEREAEKQSRIAANGGQSPAPVLSLFATGNPLKALTAGPGPVAALTAPAPEAAAQTAAVEAAPEATLGGIPVPVPNPSASGEVANAATPSQAEQPNKPFWKIWSKN, from the coding sequence ATGACACCGATGCGAACGCTCCGATTCCTTCCTATCCTGCTTTTGGGCCTGACCGGTTGTCAGGACGCGCTGGATTCCGTCTCCAACAAGGTCGAACATCCGCTGCCTGCCAAGCTTGTCAACAAGATGAAGGCGCACGACATGAGCACGCGGTCGCCGATCATGATGCGGATTTTCAAGGAAGAGGGCATTCTCGAGGTCTGGAAGCAGAAGGGCAATGGGCGCTTCGATATCATCGCCTCATACGAAATCTGCAAATGGTCCGGCAAACTCGGTCCCAAATTCAGGGAAGGCGACCGGCAGGCGCCTGAAGGTTACTACCGGATCTATCCGGCGCAGATGAACCCGAATTCGAGCTATTATCTGTCCTTCAACATGGGCTACCCCAACAGCTATGACCGCTCGTTCAATCGCACCGGCTCCAATCTGATGGTGCATGGCGCCTGCTCGTCCGCCGGCTGCTATTCGATGACCGACGAGCAGGTCCTGGAGATTTACGGCTTCGCCCGGGACGCCTTCAAGGGCGGACAGCAATATTTCACGGTCGAGGCGTTGCCGTTCCGGATGACGGCTGAAAACATGGCGCGACACCGCGACAGCGAGCATTTTGAATTCTGGAAAATGCTGAAAACGGGCTACGACCATTTCGAACTGACAAAACAGCCGCCCAAGGTGGAAGTGTGCGATCGTCAGTACGTCTTCAACCAGGTGCCGGAAATCGAGAACGCGGCATTCATGGCAAATGCGGCTTGCCCGCCAGCCCGTGTGCCGGCCACGCTCGCGTCCGCCTACAACGCCTATGAGAAGAACTGGAACCAGTCCTTTGCCAAGGCGGTCGCAAAATTTGACAGTCTTGAAGCCAAGCAGATCGCCGCCACCGAGGCCAAGGCGGAGGCCGAGGCCCGACGCGCCGAGCGCGAAGCCGAAAAACAGTCCAGGATCGCCGCCAATGGCGGTCAATCCCCTGCTCCGGTTCTCAGCCTGTTTGCGACAGGCAATCCGCTCAAGGCTCTGACCGCAGGTCCTGGCCCGGTCGCCGCCCTGACTGCGCCAGCCCCGGAGGCCGCAGCCCAGACGGCGGCCGTAGAAGCTGCGCCAGAAGCAACTCTCGGCGGTATTCCGGTCCCGGTGCCAAATCCGTCAGCCTCTGGAGAAGTGGCCAACGCGGCAACACCCAGCCAGGCGGAGCAGCCCAACAAGCCGTTCTGGAAAATCTGGAGCAAGAATTGA